Within the Streptomyces vilmorinianum genome, the region CGTCGACGACTTCATCATCAAGCTCCGTATCGTCCGCTTCCTGCGCACCCCCGAGTACGACGAGCTGTTCTCCGGCGACCCGACCTGGGTCACCGAGTCCCTCGCCGGTATGGGCGAGGACGGGCGTCCCCTGGTCACCAGGACCTCCTTCCGCTACCTGCAGACCCTCTACAACCTCGGCCCGGCGCCCGAGCCGAACATGACCGTCTTCTGGTCGCCGCAACTCCCCCAGGGCTTCAAGGAGTTCTGCGCCAGGGTTTCCATCGACACCTCCTCCGTGCAGTACGAGTCGGACGAACTGATGCGGCCGCGCTTCGGCGACGACACCGCCATCGCCTGCTGTGTCTCCGCGATGCCGGTCGGCAGGCAGATGCAGTTCTTCGGCGCCCGCGTGAACCTCGCCAAGACCCTCCTCTACGCGATCAACGGCGGCCGCGACGAGAAGTCCGGCGCCCAGGTCGGCCCGGCGACCGGTGCCCTCACCTCCGACGTCCTGGACTACGACGAGGTGATGGCGAAGTTCGACGAGCAGATGGAGTGGCTCGCGAGCGTCTACGTCCACGCGCTGAACGTCATCCACTACATGCACGACAAGTACGCCTACGAGCGGATCGAGATGGCGCTCCACGACCGCGACGTGCGCCGCACCATGGCCTGCGGCATCGCGGGCCTCTCCGTGGCCGCCGACTCGCTGGCCGCCATCAAGTACGCCAAGGTCACCCCGGTGCGCGACGAGACCGGTCTCGCGACCGACTACGAGATCGACGGCTCCTACCCGGCGTACGGCAACAACGACGAGCGCGCCGACGAGATCGCCGTCCGGCTGGTCGAGGAGTTCATGAGGAAGGTGCGCAAGCACCCGACCTACCGGAACGCCGAACACACCCAGTCCGTCCTGACCATCACCTCCAACGTCGTCTACGGCAAGAAGACCGGCAACACCCCCGACGGGCGCCGCGCCGGCGAGCCGTTCTCCCCGGGCGCCAACCCCATGAACGGCCGCGACACCCACGGCTATGTCGCCTCCGCCCTGTCGGTGGCCAAACTCCCCTACGAGGACGCCGAGGACGGCATCTCGCTGACCAACACGGTCACCCCCGACGGTCTGGGCCGCACCCCCGAGGAGCGGATCAAGAACCTCGCGGGCGTCCTGGACGGCTACATGGCCAGCGACGGCTTCCACATGAACGTCAACGTCCTCAACCGGGAGGTGCTGATGGACGCCATGGAGCACCCGGAGAACCACCCGCAGCTGACCATCCGGGTCTCCGGATACGCGGTCAACTTCGTCCGGCTGACCCGCGAGCAGCAGCTCGACGTCCTCAACCGCACCTTCCACGGCTCGCTCTAGAGGCCGGTCCCGCCATGACCACCACGATCGCACTCGGCCCCGCGACGCCGGCGGCCGCCGCGACCCGCCGCCCCTCCGAGGGCTCGGTGCACTCCTGGGACCTGTCGACCGGCGTCGACGGCCCCGGCACCCGCTTCGTCACCTTCCTCTCCGGCTGCCCGCTGACCTGTCTGTACTGCCACAACCCCGACACCTGGCGGATGCGCAACGGCAGACGCACCTCCGCCGACGACGTGATCGCCGAAGCGGGCAAGTACGTCCGCTTCATCACCGCCTCCGGCGGCGGGGCCACCCTCTCCGGCGGCGAACCCCTCCTCCAGCCCGTCTTCACCGGCGAGCTCCTCCACCGGATGAAGCACGAGCTCGGACTGCACACCGCCCTCGACACCTCCGGCTTCCTCGGCTCCCGCGCCACCGACGCCCTGCTGCGCGACACCGACCTGGTCCTTCTCGACATCAAGTCCTGGGACCCGGACACGTACCGGAAGGTCACCGGCCGCCCGCTGCGGCCGACCCTGGACTTCGCCCGCCGCCTCGCCGACCTCGGCCAGGAGGTCCACGTCCGCTTCGTGCTCGTCCCTGGCCTGACCGACGACCCCGCCAACATCGAGGGCGTCGCCGCCTTCGCCGGCGGCCTGGGCAATGTCTCGCGTGTCGACATCCTCCCCTTCCACAAGCTCGGCGAAGCGAAGTGGCAAGCACTCGCCAAGCCCTTCACCCTCCACGACACCCCCTCCCCGACCCCGGAGCAGATCGCCGCGGCCCGCGCCGTCTTCCGGTCCCACGGCCTGAACGCCATCTAGGCGACACCCCCACCCATCCGCCCCCGCAAAAGAGGCTGAACCATGCCATACCCTCCTACGGTGAACCGGTGACCGAGCCACCGCTGGGCCCCGCGCCCGTCGTCCAGACGCCCGCCGACGCGCGCCGTCGGGCCACGCTCGCCGGGACCTCCGTCTCCGTGCTGCTGATCGTCGCGATCGTCCTGGGCAGCCGGCTCCTGCGGGACTTCGACTCGGCGCTCCTCCCGTACGCCGTCGCCACCGTCTTCCTCGCCTTCGGTGTCGCCTACCGCTACACCGTCTGGGTCTCGGCCCCCGGCGCCCGCCGCCTGTTCAAGCAGGGCTGGCGCGCCTTCTTCTCGGTGGCCAACTTCCGCAAGGCCCCGACCGCGCTGCCGAAGATGATCGCCACCTATCTCGGCTTCCAGAAGTTCCTCGGCGCCCGCTCCCACGCCCGCTGGGCGGCGCACCAGCTGGTCTTCTGGGGCTGCGTCCTGGCCGCCCTGATCACCTTCCCGCTCACCTGGGGCTGGTTCACCTTCACCTCGTCCACCGGCGCCGGACCCGGGTACGAGATGCGGATCTGGGGCTTCAAGGTCCTCGGCTTCGACTCCCTGAACTTCGTCGGCTGGCTGATGTTCCACGGCCTCGACATCGCCGCCGTCCTCGTCATCCCCGGCGCCTCCTACTTCCTGTGGCGCCGGATGAGGGACCGCGGCGCCATCACCGGCCAGCGCTTCGCCTACGACCTGGTCCCGCTGATCGCCCTCATCGTCATCTCCGTGACCGGGCTCCTGCTCACCTTCTCGTCGATCTTCCTGCACGGCGGCGGCTACCAGTTCCTGGCGATCCTGCACATGGTCTCGGTGGTCTTCACCCTCATCTACATCCCGTTCGGGAAGTTCTTCCACATCGTCCAGCGGCCCGCCGCCGTCGGCATGCAGCTCTTCAAGTACACCTCCCGCCGCAAGGACGAAGAGGCCCTCACCTGCCGTCGCTGCGGGCAATCCATCGACACCGCCCCCTATGTGGAGAACCTCCAGGGCACCATGCGCGATCTGAAGCTCGACTTCGACGAGTGGGCCGAGTTCTGCCCCCGCTGCAAGCGCGTCCTGCGCGGCAGCGCCTACCTCACCCACGTCAAGAAGGGCTTCAAGTGACGCAAGCGCACGCGGGGCGGCACGAGAGGCTCCCGCTCGACCCGTCCATCGCCCCGCCCGGGACCGGCACCTTCCGCGACGCCGGCGGCATCCCCGCCGACCGCTGGCACGCCGACCAGAACGGCGAGACCCTCGTCCCCACGCACTGCTGCTTCTGCGGCGTCCAGTGCGGCATGTATCTCCGTGTCGACCGCGCCGGCAAGGTCTTCGGCGTCGAGCCCCGCAACCACGACATCAACCGGATGCGGCTCTGCCCCAAGGGCATCAACGCCTACCAGCAGGTCAACCACCCCGACCGGCTCACCGCCCCGCTCATGCGCCGCAGCCGCGACGAGCCCTTCCACGAGGCGAGCTGGGAGGAGGCGCTGGACTTCACCGTCTCCGAGATCCGCCGCATCCAGGCCGCGTACGGCAACGACTCCTTCGGTCTGCTCGGCGGGGCCAGCCTCTTCTCCGAGAAGACCTATCTCGTCGGCAAGTTCGCCCGGGTCGCCCTGAAGTCCAAGCACGTCGACTACAACGGGCGCCTGTGCATGGTCTCCGCCGCCGGCGCCAACAAGCTGGCCTTCGGCATCGACCGGGCCGGCAACCCCTTCTCCGACATCCTCCTCACCGACTGCCTCCTCATCGCCGGCTCCAACGTCGGCGAGTGCTTCCCCGTGATGACGCAGTATCTCTGGGGAGCCCGGGACCGCGGCGCCAGCATGATCGTCGTCGATCCGCGCGAGACGGCGATCGCCCGCACCGCCGACCTCCATGTCGCCCTCAAGCCGGGCACCGACTCCGCCTTCTTCAACGCCGTCCTGCATGTCGTCGTCGCCGAAGGCCTCGCAGACGAGACCTATCTCGCCGCACACACCACGGGCTGGGACGAGGTGCGGGAGACCGTCGAGTCCTACCCGCCCGCCCGCTCCGCCCAGATCTGCGGAGTCCCCGAGGAACAGATCGTGCAGACCGCCCGGATGTTCGCCGGCGCGGAGAGGGCCATGGCCTGGCACGCCCGCGGCGTCGAACACCACTCCCAGGGCGTCGAGAACTGCCTGTCGATCATCAACCTGTGCACCGCCACCGGGAACATCGGCCGGCCCGGCGCCGGCTACGGCACCATCACCGGCCAGGGCAACGGTCAGGGCGGCCGTGAGCACGGCCAGAAGTCCGACCTCCTGCCCGGCGGACGCTCGATCACGAACCCCGAGCACCGCCGCCAGATCTGCGAGATCTGGGGCATCGAGGAGTCCGAACTCCCGCCCGCCGGCACCTCCATGATGGAGATGGTCTGGCAGATGCAGCGCGAGGAGATCCGCGGACTGATCGGCATCTGCAACAACCCCTTCGTCTCCCTCCCCAACTACGCGACCGTCAAGGACGGTTACGACGCCCTCCAGTTCCACGCCCAGTTCGACTTCTTCCTGTCCGAGACCGCCACCAACGCGCACGTCGTCTTCCCCGTCACCGTCTGGGCCGAGGACGAAGGCGTGATGGCCAACGCCGAGGCCCGGGTCGTCAAGCACAACAAGGCCCAGGAACCGCCCGCCGGGGTCCGCACCGACACCTGGGTCATCTGCGAACTGGCCAAACGGCTCGGCGCCGGCGACAAGTTCGCCTTCCCCGACTCCCGCGCCGTGTTCGAGGAGCTCCGCGTCGCCTCCGCCGGAACGGTCAACGACTACTACGGCATCACCTACGAACGCCTGGAGGAGACCGGCGGCATCGCCTGGCCCTGCCCCTCCACCGACCACCCGGGCACCCCCCGCCTCTTCGAGGACGGCAGGACCTACCACCCGGACGGCAAGATCCATATGCAGGTCGTCGAATGGCACCCGCCCATGGACCCGTACAGCGAGGAGTACCCCCTCTCGCTCACCACCGGCCGCACCGTCGCCCACTTCCTCTCCGGCAACCAGACCCGCCGCCTGGGCGCCCTCGTCGAACAGACCCCGCGCCCCTGGGTCGAGGTCCACCCCTCCCACGGCTTCCGCAACGGCGACCCCGTCCGCGTCGTCACCCGCCGCGGCAGCGAGGTCTTCCCGGCCCTTGTCACGGAGGCGATCCGCCCCGACACCGTCTTCGTGCCGTACCACTGGCCGGTCCCCACCGCCGCCAACGCGCTCACCATCGACGCCCTCGACCCCCGCTCCAAGATCCCCGAGTACAAGGTCTGCGCCGCCCGGATCGAGGCCGCCGAACGGATCGACGAGGTCCCCGCGCCCCCGACCGCCCCCGGGCACCTCGCCTACCCGGAGACCCAGGTCTCCCGCACCGACCCCCTGCCTCCCACGGCCCCGCAGGGCCGTGGCACCGCGGAGAGGAGCTGACGCCGCTCATGATGGGCCGCACGATCTTCATCGACCCCGGGCGCTGCATCGGCTGCCAGGCGTGTGTCTCGGCCTGCCGCGAGTGCGACTCGCACCGCGGCAAGTCGATGATCCACCTCGACTACCCCGACGAGGGCCACTCCGTCGCCTCCCTTCCCACGGTCTGCATGCACTGCGAGGACCCGGTCGCCCCGTGTGCCGAGGTCTGCCCCGCCGACGCGATCCTCGTGACCGCCGACGGCGTGGTGCAGCAGGCCGACACCACCCGCTGCATCGGCTGCGCCAACTGCGTCAACGCCTGCCCCTTCGGTGTCCCGAAGATCGACCTCCAGGCGAAGCTGCAGATGAAGTGCAACCTCTGCTACGACCGCACCGCCTACGGACTCGCCCCGATGTGCGCCACGGTCTGCCCCACCGGCGCCCTCTTCTACGGAACCCTCGAAGAGCTCCAGACCGAACGCCCCGGCGTCCAGGTCGCCGACTCCTTCACCTTCGGCGCGACGACCGTCTCCACCGGAGTGGCGATGGTCGTCCCCGCCGACAAGGTCCAGTGGCCCGTGCCCGGCGGCCTCCCCGTCGTCGAGATCAACGGGGTGGACGTGAGCGAAGCGAACGCGAACAAGGGTGGCGGCGGACGACGGGAGGGCCTCCGATGAGCGTCACCGAACAGCCCCCCGGCGAGGGTCCTGGGGCGGCCGACGCCGCTCAGGAGGCGCTGCGCGACCGCATCGCCGCCGACTCGCTCACCACCCGGCGCGACTATCTGCGGATCGTCGCCACCGTCTCCGGCGGCCTGGCCGTCGGCGGGATCGGCGTCGCCTCCGGAATCCTGCACCGCCAGGGTGACGCGGACGGGACGCCCGAGCCGAAGAAGATCGCCGACCAGCTGCCGCCCGGCGAGTCCCTCGCCTTCCGCTACCCCGAGCAGGAGGACCGGGCGGTCGCGATCCGCCTGGAGGACGGCACCCTCGCCGGCTACTCGGCCGTCTGCACCCACCTCGCCTGCGCCGTGCTGTGGCGCAAGGACCGGGGCAGCGAGGGCGAGCTGTACTGCCCCTGCCACGAGGGCGTCTTCGACGCGCGTACGGGAGAGGTGACCGCGGGCCCACCGCCCCGGGCGCTGCCGAAGGTGCTTCTGGTGGAGGAGGCCGACGGCAGTGTCTGGGCGGTCGGCACCACCCGCTCCGGCGAGAGCGTCCAGGAGGGTCTGTGCCGCCAGCTCGGCGAGGAACGACCGGGCCTGGCCGAGCGCCTCGGCTGCCCGGGGATCTCGGCGCGCGGCGCGGGGGAGAGGAGCGAGCGGACATGACCGACACCCCGTTCCCCCGCGACCCGGAGGCCCCCGGCCGCGCCCCCGGCCAGGACTTCGGCCCGGACTTCGGCCAGGACCTCACCCCCGAGCCCG harbors:
- the pflA gene encoding pyruvate formate-lyase-activating protein; the encoded protein is MTTTIALGPATPAAAATRRPSEGSVHSWDLSTGVDGPGTRFVTFLSGCPLTCLYCHNPDTWRMRNGRRTSADDVIAEAGKYVRFITASGGGATLSGGEPLLQPVFTGELLHRMKHELGLHTALDTSGFLGSRATDALLRDTDLVLLDIKSWDPDTYRKVTGRPLRPTLDFARRLADLGQEVHVRFVLVPGLTDDPANIEGVAAFAGGLGNVSRVDILPFHKLGEAKWQALAKPFTLHDTPSPTPEQIAAARAVFRSHGLNAI
- a CDS encoding Rieske (2Fe-2S) protein, with the protein product MSVTEQPPGEGPGAADAAQEALRDRIAADSLTTRRDYLRIVATVSGGLAVGGIGVASGILHRQGDADGTPEPKKIADQLPPGESLAFRYPEQEDRAVAIRLEDGTLAGYSAVCTHLACAVLWRKDRGSEGELYCPCHEGVFDARTGEVTAGPPPRALPKVLLVEEADGSVWAVGTTRSGESVQEGLCRQLGEERPGLAERLGCPGISARGAGERSERT
- the pflB gene encoding formate C-acetyltransferase, with translation MRAVTATPAEATVNEGAWKGFEGGLWRDSVDVRDFIQQNYTPYEGDDSFLAGPTERTTAVWKAITDRFPQERAKGVHDVAYDIPSTITAHAPGWIDRDKELIVGLQTDAPLKRAIMPYGGWRMVAGALETYGYPVSAELEKVFTEYRKTHNAGVFDAYTPEIRAARKAGVVTGLPDAYGRGRIIGDYRRVALYGVDRLIAVKQEEKEELNSLPAGDRSLEETIRLREELSEQIRALGELKAMARSYGHDISGPATSGREAVQWLYFAYLAAVKEQNGAAMSLGRTSTFVDVYLQRDIEAGLLTEEQAQELVDDFIIKLRIVRFLRTPEYDELFSGDPTWVTESLAGMGEDGRPLVTRTSFRYLQTLYNLGPAPEPNMTVFWSPQLPQGFKEFCARVSIDTSSVQYESDELMRPRFGDDTAIACCVSAMPVGRQMQFFGARVNLAKTLLYAINGGRDEKSGAQVGPATGALTSDVLDYDEVMAKFDEQMEWLASVYVHALNVIHYMHDKYAYERIEMALHDRDVRRTMACGIAGLSVAADSLAAIKYAKVTPVRDETGLATDYEIDGSYPAYGNNDERADEIAVRLVEEFMRKVRKHPTYRNAEHTQSVLTITSNVVYGKKTGNTPDGRRAGEPFSPGANPMNGRDTHGYVASALSVAKLPYEDAEDGISLTNTVTPDGLGRTPEERIKNLAGVLDGYMASDGFHMNVNVLNREVLMDAMEHPENHPQLTIRVSGYAVNFVRLTREQQLDVLNRTFHGSL
- a CDS encoding 4Fe-4S dicluster domain-containing protein → MMGRTIFIDPGRCIGCQACVSACRECDSHRGKSMIHLDYPDEGHSVASLPTVCMHCEDPVAPCAEVCPADAILVTADGVVQQADTTRCIGCANCVNACPFGVPKIDLQAKLQMKCNLCYDRTAYGLAPMCATVCPTGALFYGTLEELQTERPGVQVADSFTFGATTVSTGVAMVVPADKVQWPVPGGLPVVEINGVDVSEANANKGGGGRREGLR
- a CDS encoding MFS transporter, whose translation is MTEPPLGPAPVVQTPADARRRATLAGTSVSVLLIVAIVLGSRLLRDFDSALLPYAVATVFLAFGVAYRYTVWVSAPGARRLFKQGWRAFFSVANFRKAPTALPKMIATYLGFQKFLGARSHARWAAHQLVFWGCVLAALITFPLTWGWFTFTSSTGAGPGYEMRIWGFKVLGFDSLNFVGWLMFHGLDIAAVLVIPGASYFLWRRMRDRGAITGQRFAYDLVPLIALIVISVTGLLLTFSSIFLHGGGYQFLAILHMVSVVFTLIYIPFGKFFHIVQRPAAVGMQLFKYTSRRKDEEALTCRRCGQSIDTAPYVENLQGTMRDLKLDFDEWAEFCPRCKRVLRGSAYLTHVKKGFK
- a CDS encoding molybdopterin oxidoreductase family protein; translation: MTQAHAGRHERLPLDPSIAPPGTGTFRDAGGIPADRWHADQNGETLVPTHCCFCGVQCGMYLRVDRAGKVFGVEPRNHDINRMRLCPKGINAYQQVNHPDRLTAPLMRRSRDEPFHEASWEEALDFTVSEIRRIQAAYGNDSFGLLGGASLFSEKTYLVGKFARVALKSKHVDYNGRLCMVSAAGANKLAFGIDRAGNPFSDILLTDCLLIAGSNVGECFPVMTQYLWGARDRGASMIVVDPRETAIARTADLHVALKPGTDSAFFNAVLHVVVAEGLADETYLAAHTTGWDEVRETVESYPPARSAQICGVPEEQIVQTARMFAGAERAMAWHARGVEHHSQGVENCLSIINLCTATGNIGRPGAGYGTITGQGNGQGGREHGQKSDLLPGGRSITNPEHRRQICEIWGIEESELPPAGTSMMEMVWQMQREEIRGLIGICNNPFVSLPNYATVKDGYDALQFHAQFDFFLSETATNAHVVFPVTVWAEDEGVMANAEARVVKHNKAQEPPAGVRTDTWVICELAKRLGAGDKFAFPDSRAVFEELRVASAGTVNDYYGITYERLEETGGIAWPCPSTDHPGTPRLFEDGRTYHPDGKIHMQVVEWHPPMDPYSEEYPLSLTTGRTVAHFLSGNQTRRLGALVEQTPRPWVEVHPSHGFRNGDPVRVVTRRGSEVFPALVTEAIRPDTVFVPYHWPVPTAANALTIDALDPRSKIPEYKVCAARIEAAERIDEVPAPPTAPGHLAYPETQVSRTDPLPPTAPQGRGTAERS